The Bacteriovorax sp. PP10 nucleotide sequence AATACCTCCCAAATTAGTCACCCATAAAAGTGATGATCATAAGTATATAAGCAAGGCGCATGCCACTAAGCATTAGGTTTACATCATGGTTGATAAGTCAGGTAATGAGCATGTATTATTCTTTTGAGTCTCTTTTACAAAGGCACAGCATGATCTGGATTCATTTGGTTATTTTATTCTCTCTCTTTCAGCTTTTAGTTTTCGTGGTTATGGTTGGAAAGGCGAGAGCGACATTTAAAATAGCAGCACCTGCAATCTCGGGTCACGATGGTTTTGAAAGATACTACCGCGTGCAAATGAACACGATTGAAATGCTGGTGATGTTTATTCCTTCAATTCTTTTAGCTGCTACTT carries:
- a CDS encoding MAPEG family protein, translated to MSMYYSFESLLQRHSMIWIHLVILFSLFQLLVFVVMVGKARATFKIAAPAISGHDGFERYYRVQMNTIEMLVMFIPSILLAATYWSPYLMAALGLIYLIGRVLYFRAYVTSKKRTIPFLMGLIPILIFLILGILGSMRALINV